In Microbacterium enclense, one genomic interval encodes:
- a CDS encoding DEAD/DEAH box helicase family protein — protein MHLDPARPLAGWRFDGTLRTYQAAALEKVDVDAGRPLHLVAPPGSGKTLLGLLLAARRGRRAVAFAPTLAIRGQWAEAARGLAHDDAAVSDDPEAPAALTALTYQSISVVDSASPFDALARDRWLTELEADERSPQAAMAWLDALARTNPAAYRRGVRSRARAIRRSLARQDAAVLTAALHPNARDLIDRLVAHGVETIVLDECHHLLDHWALVVAALVARIRAEGREPLVIGLTATLPSPDDADEYDNYVSLLGDVDLEVPVPAVVREGDLAPYRDLVHIVEPTAEERMFLAAHAEALQVALRTSFAVGSGRATLLGILQPALSSRAVAETDGGGSATRDGDEIDRRLAAAFAADYAGAEAAAAMFSLVAPDDPVTARLPALARRPPTTDETLRLLGRFALDQVLPDPSRSEEWERLRLLLADFGYALTDRGVRRTRDPIDSVLTSSLAKDRGVCDILAAEAAVLGDGLRALVVTDFARHGNVHGGLLGAAGAVRTFSVLVTDAATAGLRAMLVTSSTVRVARHDAATLLPALRAELGVDVTAVPVDDDPNVVDLRGMAGAGLVGAAARLLTRGDLQVVVGTRGLFGEGWDCPRVNTLVDLTAAASDSAMQQLRGRTLRLDPAWPEKTAHNWTVTALVPPGVPLEAQPDAARLRRKHARLWGVDIDDPDRVVRGLDAALGQMQRHALAEVVAKAPAASVVDVGNLTSIPSRAQTRERWRIGEPYDDVEEESFVVEYRADTPLFPSSVGAARSLGAALGTTVGATGTAVAALVALAPDVAPPFVVVAALAGGFTAVPLGVSWRRARRRVRDAQATVQRMTHVLWDVLATAGRVDAHAGPPVVVPADADTQLHRFDVRMPHTGPADRRTFGQALIEVCAPIRSPRFIVEVDRGRGAWPVEAALAAARRGRPRRFLAVPSEVGRRRDTAGLFAQQWRRRVGPVVLHEAGVSEGDVALSEARRAGAFSGAARSVVRWR, from the coding sequence GTGCACCTCGACCCCGCCCGTCCGCTCGCTGGCTGGCGCTTCGACGGCACTCTGCGCACCTATCAGGCGGCCGCCCTCGAGAAGGTCGACGTGGATGCGGGCCGGCCGTTGCACCTGGTGGCCCCACCCGGGTCCGGCAAGACGCTTCTCGGATTGCTGCTGGCGGCCCGCCGGGGTCGGCGGGCGGTGGCCTTCGCTCCCACGCTTGCCATCCGCGGGCAGTGGGCCGAGGCGGCGAGGGGACTCGCGCATGACGACGCTGCGGTCTCCGACGACCCGGAGGCGCCGGCCGCCCTCACCGCCTTGACGTATCAATCGATCAGCGTGGTCGACTCCGCCTCACCGTTCGACGCGCTCGCTCGCGACCGCTGGCTCACCGAGCTCGAGGCCGACGAGCGTTCACCCCAGGCCGCTATGGCGTGGCTCGACGCGCTCGCCCGCACGAACCCCGCCGCCTATCGCCGTGGTGTCCGTTCTCGGGCGCGGGCGATCCGGCGGTCGCTCGCACGGCAGGATGCCGCGGTGCTCACTGCCGCGCTGCACCCGAATGCGCGCGACCTCATCGATCGCCTCGTCGCCCATGGCGTCGAAACGATCGTGCTCGACGAGTGCCACCACCTCCTCGACCACTGGGCACTCGTGGTGGCCGCCCTGGTCGCGCGGATTCGGGCCGAGGGGCGCGAGCCCCTGGTCATCGGTCTCACCGCGACCCTGCCCTCGCCCGACGACGCCGACGAGTACGACAACTACGTCTCCCTGCTGGGCGACGTCGACCTCGAGGTCCCGGTGCCCGCCGTCGTCCGCGAGGGCGACCTCGCGCCGTACCGCGACCTCGTCCACATCGTGGAGCCGACGGCGGAGGAGCGGATGTTCCTCGCCGCGCACGCCGAGGCGCTCCAGGTGGCGCTGCGCACCTCGTTCGCCGTCGGTTCCGGACGCGCCACGCTCCTCGGCATCCTGCAGCCTGCTCTTTCTTCCCGCGCGGTCGCGGAGACCGACGGCGGGGGCTCGGCCACCCGCGACGGTGACGAGATCGACCGGCGCCTCGCCGCGGCCTTCGCGGCCGATTACGCGGGCGCCGAGGCGGCCGCCGCCATGTTCTCCCTCGTCGCCCCCGACGACCCGGTGACGGCGCGCCTCCCCGCGCTCGCGCGGCGTCCTCCGACCACGGACGAGACGCTGCGACTGCTCGGACGCTTCGCGCTCGACCAGGTCCTCCCCGATCCGTCGCGCTCCGAGGAGTGGGAACGCCTGCGCCTGCTCCTCGCCGATTTCGGCTATGCGCTCACCGATCGCGGGGTCCGCCGGACCCGCGATCCGATCGATTCGGTGCTGACCTCGTCGCTGGCGAAAGACCGCGGTGTCTGCGACATCCTCGCGGCCGAGGCCGCTGTGCTCGGCGACGGTCTCCGGGCGCTCGTCGTGACCGATTTCGCGCGGCACGGCAATGTGCACGGAGGTCTTCTCGGCGCGGCGGGAGCAGTTCGCACCTTCTCGGTTCTGGTGACGGATGCCGCGACCGCGGGGCTGCGAGCGATGCTCGTCACATCCTCGACCGTGCGCGTGGCGCGCCACGACGCTGCGACGCTCCTCCCGGCTCTTCGCGCCGAGCTCGGCGTCGATGTGACGGCGGTGCCCGTCGACGACGACCCGAACGTCGTGGACCTGCGGGGGATGGCCGGCGCGGGGCTCGTCGGCGCCGCGGCGCGGCTGCTCACCCGCGGTGATCTCCAGGTCGTCGTCGGTACGCGCGGACTGTTCGGCGAGGGATGGGACTGCCCCCGGGTGAACACTCTCGTCGACCTGACCGCTGCCGCGAGCGACTCGGCCATGCAGCAGCTGCGCGGTCGAACTCTGCGACTCGATCCTGCGTGGCCTGAGAAGACGGCCCACAACTGGACGGTGACCGCGCTCGTCCCGCCGGGCGTGCCCCTCGAAGCGCAACCGGATGCCGCCCGCCTCCGCCGCAAGCACGCGCGGCTCTGGGGTGTCGACATCGACGATCCCGACCGGGTGGTGCGGGGGCTCGACGCCGCGCTCGGGCAGATGCAGCGCCACGCGCTCGCGGAGGTCGTCGCGAAGGCGCCGGCGGCGTCCGTTGTCGACGTGGGCAACCTGACGTCGATCCCGTCACGCGCGCAGACGCGCGAGCGATGGCGCATCGGAGAGCCCTACGACGACGTCGAAGAGGAGTCCTTCGTCGTGGAGTACCGCGCCGACACGCCGCTCTTCCCGTCGTCGGTCGGGGCGGCCCGGTCACTCGGCGCCGCTCTCGGGACGACCGTGGGGGCGACGGGGACGGCGGTCGCCGCACTGGTCGCGCTCGCTCCCGATGTCGCGCCGCCGTTCGTCGTGGTGGCCGCCCTCGCGGGTGGCTTCACGGCGGTGCCGCTCGGGGTGTCCTGGCGCCGCGCGCGGCGACGGGTCCGTGACGCGCAGGCGACGGTACAGCGGATGACCCATGTGCTGTGGGACGTGCTCGCAACAGCGGGGCGGGTGGACGCGCACGCGGGGCCACCGGTGGTGGTCCCGGCGGATGCCGATACGCAGCTCCATCGCTTCGACGTCCGGATGCCGCACACGGGGCCGGCCGATCGCCGGACGTTCGGTCAGGCGCTGATCGAGGTGTGCGCCCCGATCCGTTCTCCCCGCTTCATCGTGGAGGTCGATCGCGGCAGGGGAGCATGGCCGGTGGAGGCGGCGCTGGCCGCCGCCCGTCGCGGACGACCTCGGCGCTTCCTCGCTGTTCCCTCGGAGGTCGGACGGCGCCGTGACACGGCGGGTCTGTTCGCCCAGCAATGGCGGCGTCGCGTGGGCCCGGTCGTGCTGCACGAGGCCGGCGTGTCCGAGGGCGATGTCGCACTCAGCGAAGCGCGCCGCGCCGGAGCATTCTCCGGGGCGGCGCGCTCGGTGGTGCGGTGGAGGTGA
- a CDS encoding AarF/UbiB family protein — MRARYRRITRFAARYLVQAWWYELFLPRFGLGWISARGRTRRLLRIAQRFHVLAVDLGGLMIKVGQFMSSRLDVLPPIITKELEGLQDEVPAVPFVQMRERIEHELGMPLARAFASVDERPLAAASLGQAHRATLTDEMAAESGLRSVVIKIQRPGIDRIVDVDLRALRKVGRWLSKVSLVSDRVDMPSLVEEFAITSLEEIDYLHEAADSERFAADFGGDGGVAVPAVAWERTTRRVLTLEDVSAIKITDTDSLRAAGIDPSDVAARFAAVMFDQLFEDGFFHADPHPGNVFVTPVSSPDATAPAWRFTFIDFGMMGEVPPGLRRGLRRVLIAAASRDGKGLVDGIRDIGVLLPSADTVQLERAMTQLFSRFGGMGFAELQEVDPREFRAFAVEFGDVVRTLPFQLPENFLLIVRAMSLTSGMCSALDPAFNIWDAVEPYAQRLIREESGNTAQTLVREVGAVAAVTARLPRRIDTLVSRFEEGAVSVETPRIERRLRDLERMIRRVLSAVLFTGLLIGGILLESEQAVWGTLLMIASIAPLSHALLAGAIARRNGG, encoded by the coding sequence ATGCGCGCCCGCTACCGGCGCATCACGCGGTTCGCCGCCCGCTACCTCGTGCAGGCGTGGTGGTACGAGTTGTTCCTGCCGCGGTTCGGTCTCGGGTGGATCTCCGCCCGGGGCCGCACCCGACGGCTCCTGCGCATCGCCCAGCGCTTCCACGTGCTCGCGGTCGACCTCGGTGGCCTGATGATCAAGGTCGGGCAGTTCATGTCGTCGCGTCTCGACGTGCTCCCGCCGATCATCACGAAAGAGCTCGAGGGCCTGCAAGACGAAGTACCCGCGGTGCCGTTCGTCCAGATGCGCGAACGGATCGAGCACGAGCTCGGGATGCCGCTTGCCCGCGCCTTCGCCTCGGTCGACGAGAGACCCCTCGCGGCGGCCTCGCTCGGGCAAGCGCACCGGGCGACGCTCACGGACGAGATGGCCGCGGAGAGCGGGCTCCGCTCGGTCGTCATCAAGATCCAGCGTCCCGGCATCGACCGCATCGTCGACGTCGACCTCCGTGCCCTGCGCAAGGTCGGCCGCTGGCTGAGCAAGGTCTCGCTCGTCTCGGACCGCGTCGACATGCCCTCGCTCGTCGAGGAGTTCGCGATCACCAGCCTCGAAGAGATCGACTATTTGCACGAGGCCGCCGATTCCGAGCGCTTCGCGGCCGACTTCGGCGGCGACGGGGGAGTCGCCGTCCCCGCGGTGGCGTGGGAGCGCACGACCCGTCGGGTGCTGACGCTGGAAGACGTCTCCGCGATCAAGATCACCGACACAGACTCCCTGCGCGCGGCGGGCATCGACCCGTCCGACGTCGCCGCGCGTTTCGCGGCGGTCATGTTCGACCAGCTCTTCGAGGACGGCTTCTTCCACGCCGATCCGCACCCCGGCAACGTCTTCGTGACCCCCGTGTCGTCTCCGGATGCCACCGCCCCGGCGTGGCGGTTCACCTTCATCGATTTCGGGATGATGGGCGAGGTCCCGCCGGGTCTGCGGCGGGGATTGCGTCGCGTGCTGATCGCGGCGGCCTCGCGTGACGGGAAGGGCCTCGTCGACGGCATCCGCGACATCGGGGTCCTCCTCCCTTCCGCGGACACCGTGCAGCTCGAGCGGGCGATGACGCAGCTGTTCTCGCGTTTCGGTGGCATGGGTTTCGCCGAGCTGCAGGAGGTCGACCCACGGGAGTTCCGCGCGTTCGCCGTCGAGTTCGGCGATGTGGTTCGCACGCTGCCGTTCCAGCTTCCCGAAAATTTCCTCCTCATCGTGCGGGCGATGTCGCTGACCAGCGGCATGTGCAGCGCGCTCGACCCGGCGTTCAACATCTGGGACGCCGTCGAGCCCTACGCGCAGCGGCTCATCCGCGAGGAGAGCGGCAACACGGCTCAGACTCTCGTGCGTGAAGTGGGCGCCGTCGCCGCCGTGACCGCTCGTCTCCCGCGCCGCATCGACACTCTCGTCTCGCGCTTCGAAGAGGGCGCCGTCTCCGTGGAGACCCCCCGGATCGAACGCCGCCTGCGCGACCTGGAGCGCATGATCCGTCGCGTGCTGTCGGCGGTGCTGTTCACGGGCCTCCTCATCGGCGGCATCCTCCTCGAGAGCGAGCAGGCCGTGTGGGGGACGCTGTTGATGATCGCCTCGATCGCTCCTCTCTCGCACGCACTCCTGGCTGGGGCGATCGCGCGGCGCAACGGCGGGTAG
- a CDS encoding PadR family transcriptional regulator has product MSGSFLGDAFGGRGGSNTPGWPVSSIVEGLEQLRAQFEQKTASAPRMNKGDVRSAVLSLLLEQPMHGYQIIREIEDRSGGSWKPSPGSVYPTLQLLTDEGLVQSEESNGRKTYSLTAEGRAAAGDETTERTAPWESAGSRDGGRMTALPKAGIELAQAAAQVGRTGDKEQIAQAVEILDEARRKLYSILAQG; this is encoded by the coding sequence ATGAGTGGTTCATTCCTGGGAGACGCGTTCGGCGGACGCGGCGGGAGCAACACCCCCGGCTGGCCCGTTTCCAGCATCGTCGAGGGGCTCGAACAGCTTCGCGCCCAGTTCGAGCAGAAGACGGCCTCTGCGCCGCGCATGAACAAGGGCGACGTGCGCTCGGCGGTGCTCTCGCTCCTGCTCGAGCAGCCGATGCACGGGTACCAGATCATCCGCGAGATCGAGGACCGCAGCGGAGGGTCGTGGAAGCCGAGCCCCGGTTCGGTGTACCCCACCCTGCAGCTGCTGACCGACGAAGGGCTCGTCCAGTCCGAGGAGTCGAACGGCCGCAAGACCTACTCCCTCACCGCCGAGGGCCGCGCGGCGGCGGGAGACGAGACGACCGAGCGCACCGCGCCCTGGGAGTCCGCGGGCTCGCGAGACGGCGGCCGCATGACGGCGCTGCCCAAGGCCGGCATCGAACTGGCGCAGGCGGCGGCCCAGGTCGGCCGTACCGGCGACAAGGAGCAGATCGCGCAGGCGGTCGAGATCCTCGACGAGGCGCGTCGTAAGCTCTACTCCATCCTCGCCCAGGGCTGA
- a CDS encoding phospholipase — translation MLRSDLKLVPVHRARRTLATAATCAGLALGMVATTGLAVAAPLSLPDASASAFSAPAATSAPAALTVAALGSTPTLQAVSTSADTAAAQAQSALASASAVQADITSAGLPLSVGDTSVDTAALSDAVERLQTSDLLPTVLVPALSQNAETETRRVTERVATLRTSLDQAVAEKAAADAAAEAQRQAEAAAAAEAQRQAEAAEALARVNTPDGAKAYAAQLASEKYGWGDDQFSCLSSLWTKESGWNYQAYNPSGATGIPQSLPGDKMATFGDDWATNAATQIAWGLDYISRGYGTPCSAWGHSQATNWY, via the coding sequence TTGCTGCGTTCCGACCTCAAGCTCGTTCCCGTTCATCGCGCCCGCCGTACCCTCGCCACCGCAGCGACCTGCGCCGGCCTCGCGCTCGGCATGGTCGCCACCACGGGTCTCGCCGTCGCGGCCCCGCTGTCGCTCCCAGACGCCTCGGCATCCGCGTTCAGCGCTCCGGCGGCGACCTCCGCGCCGGCCGCTCTGACCGTGGCGGCACTGGGCTCCACGCCGACCCTGCAGGCCGTCAGTACGAGTGCCGACACGGCCGCCGCTCAGGCCCAGTCCGCGCTCGCGAGCGCCTCGGCGGTCCAGGCCGACATCACCTCGGCGGGGTTGCCGCTCTCGGTGGGTGACACGAGCGTCGACACGGCGGCACTGAGCGACGCGGTCGAGCGTCTGCAGACCTCCGACCTCCTGCCCACCGTGCTCGTGCCGGCGCTCAGCCAGAACGCCGAGACCGAGACGCGTCGCGTCACCGAGCGCGTCGCGACCCTGCGCACCAGCCTCGACCAGGCCGTCGCCGAGAAGGCCGCCGCGGATGCGGCCGCCGAGGCCCAGCGTCAGGCCGAAGCTGCCGCTGCCGCCGAGGCGCAGCGTCAGGCCGAAGCTGCCGAAGCGCTGGCCCGCGTGAACACTCCTGACGGGGCCAAGGCGTACGCCGCGCAGTTGGCCTCGGAGAAGTACGGGTGGGGCGACGACCAGTTCTCCTGCCTCTCCTCGCTGTGGACCAAGGAGTCGGGCTGGAACTACCAGGCCTACAACCCCAGCGGCGCCACCGGCATCCCGCAGTCGCTTCCGGGTGACAAGATGGCGACCTTCGGTGACGACTGGGCGACGAACGCGGCGACGCAGATCGCGTGGGGCCTCGACTACATCTCGCGCGGCTATGGCACTCCGTGCTCCGCGTGGGGTCACTCGCAGGCGACGAACTGGTACTGA
- the pgi gene encoding glucose-6-phosphate isomerase — protein sequence MTAPIDPTSTAAWSRLSALRDGFEPDLRGWFAADDDRARDLSRTVGDLHVDLSKNLVTPDVLDALVALAAETGVRERFAEMLRGAHLNTSEDRAVLHTALRRPAGAEPALVVDGQQVDHDVQEVLDRLSAFADRVRAGEWRGVTGKKVTTVVNIGIGGSDLGPVMVYEALLPYADAGIRARFVSNIDPTDIAQKTADLDPETTLFIVASKTFTTLETLTNARLARDWLWEKLTAAGAIDDTDAARTDAVAHHFVAVSTALDKVEAFGIDPTNAFGFWDWVGGRYSVDSAIGLSLAIALGPEVFRELLAGFHTVDEHVASTPVENNVPVLMGLLNVWYTNFLGAQSHAVLPYAQQLHRFAAYLQQLTMESNGKSVRWDGTPVTTDTGEVFWGEPGTNGQHAFYQLIHQGTRLIPADFIAFVNPAYPLADDGRDVHGLFLANFLAQTKALAFGKTAEEVEAEGTTGALVAARTFPGNRPTTSIFAPALTPSVLGQLIALYEHITFTQGTIWGINSFDQWGVELGKQLALQIAPAIEGDDEALAAQDASTAALLDYYRRHRV from the coding sequence GTGACTGCGCCTATCGACCCCACTTCCACCGCCGCCTGGTCCCGCCTCTCCGCGCTGCGCGACGGCTTCGAGCCCGACCTCCGCGGCTGGTTCGCCGCCGACGACGACCGTGCCCGCGATCTCTCGCGCACGGTCGGCGACCTTCACGTCGATCTGTCGAAGAACCTCGTGACCCCGGATGTGCTCGACGCACTCGTGGCGCTCGCCGCCGAGACCGGGGTGCGCGAGCGCTTCGCCGAGATGCTCCGCGGCGCGCACCTCAACACGAGCGAAGACCGTGCAGTCCTGCACACCGCTCTCCGCCGCCCCGCCGGCGCCGAACCGGCGCTCGTCGTCGACGGTCAACAGGTCGATCACGACGTGCAGGAGGTGCTCGACCGCCTCAGCGCCTTCGCCGATCGTGTGCGTGCGGGGGAGTGGCGGGGCGTCACCGGCAAGAAGGTCACCACGGTCGTCAACATCGGCATCGGCGGCAGCGACCTCGGTCCCGTGATGGTCTACGAAGCCCTCCTGCCGTACGCCGACGCCGGGATCCGCGCCCGCTTCGTCTCCAACATCGACCCCACCGACATCGCGCAGAAGACCGCCGATCTCGACCCCGAGACGACGCTCTTCATCGTCGCGTCGAAGACCTTCACGACCCTTGAGACCCTGACGAACGCGCGTCTGGCCCGAGACTGGCTGTGGGAGAAGCTCACCGCCGCCGGGGCGATCGACGACACGGATGCCGCCCGCACCGACGCCGTCGCCCACCACTTCGTCGCGGTCTCGACGGCCCTCGACAAGGTCGAGGCGTTCGGCATCGACCCGACCAACGCGTTCGGGTTCTGGGACTGGGTGGGCGGCCGCTACTCCGTCGACTCGGCGATCGGCCTGTCGTTGGCGATCGCGCTCGGCCCCGAGGTGTTCCGTGAGCTGCTCGCCGGGTTCCACACGGTCGACGAGCACGTGGCATCCACTCCGGTCGAGAACAACGTGCCTGTCCTCATGGGCCTGCTCAACGTCTGGTACACCAACTTCCTCGGTGCCCAGTCGCACGCGGTGCTGCCGTACGCGCAGCAGCTGCACCGCTTCGCGGCCTACCTGCAGCAGCTCACGATGGAGTCGAACGGTAAGTCTGTGCGCTGGGACGGAACGCCTGTCACCACTGACACCGGCGAGGTGTTCTGGGGTGAGCCCGGCACCAACGGACAGCACGCCTTCTACCAGCTCATCCACCAGGGCACGCGCCTGATCCCGGCCGATTTCATCGCCTTCGTGAACCCGGCATACCCGCTCGCCGATGACGGACGCGACGTACACGGTCTTTTCCTGGCGAACTTCCTCGCGCAGACGAAGGCGCTGGCCTTCGGAAAGACGGCGGAAGAGGTCGAGGCGGAGGGGACGACGGGCGCTCTCGTCGCGGCACGCACCTTCCCCGGGAACCGGCCGACGACGTCGATCTTCGCCCCCGCTCTCACGCCGTCGGTGCTGGGCCAGCTCATCGCGCTGTACGAGCACATCACGTTCACGCAGGGAACGATCTGGGGCATCAATTCCTTCGACCAGTGGGGTGTCGAGCTGGGCAAGCAGCTCGCCCTGCAGATCGCCCCCGCGATCGAAGGCGACGACGAGGCCCTTGCCGCACAGGATGCCTCGACCGCGGCTCTCCTCGACTACTACCGCCGCCACCGGGTATGA
- a CDS encoding CoA pyrophosphatase, with product MPSPRAQLENLVRRQRNGPAPVDAYSALQALPVEGEARAAAVLILFGVLDGIPSRRSASHVPRDLDVLLLARANTLRAHPGQVAFPGGRVDPGDADAAATALREAREETGLDPAGVDVLGTLEPVPLAFSRHEVTPVVGWWARPTPVRAVDAAESAEVFRAPVADLLDPARRGSTVVRRNGREWRGPAFMLETAVGPQTVWGFTAMVLDGVFDRLGWTEPWDATREVALPDPAPARPPHPADH from the coding sequence ATGCCCTCCCCGCGCGCGCAGCTGGAGAACCTCGTCCGTCGCCAGCGGAACGGTCCGGCACCCGTCGACGCGTACAGCGCGCTCCAAGCGCTTCCGGTCGAGGGGGAGGCGCGGGCGGCCGCGGTACTCATTCTGTTCGGTGTGCTCGACGGCATCCCGAGCCGGAGGTCGGCGTCCCACGTCCCTCGTGACCTCGACGTGCTGCTGCTCGCCCGCGCGAACACGCTGCGTGCCCACCCCGGCCAGGTCGCCTTCCCCGGCGGACGGGTCGACCCGGGAGATGCGGATGCCGCGGCGACGGCGCTGCGCGAGGCACGGGAGGAGACGGGTCTCGACCCCGCCGGCGTCGACGTGCTCGGCACCCTCGAGCCCGTGCCCCTTGCCTTCTCCCGCCACGAGGTGACACCGGTCGTGGGCTGGTGGGCGCGGCCGACGCCGGTGCGCGCCGTCGACGCGGCGGAATCGGCGGAAGTGTTCCGCGCACCCGTGGCCGACCTCCTCGACCCCGCGCGACGCGGGTCGACGGTGGTGCGGCGCAACGGACGCGAGTGGCGCGGCCCGGCGTTCATGCTCGAGACGGCCGTCGGTCCGCAGACCGTCTGGGGGTTCACCGCCATGGTGCTCGATGGGGTGTTCGATCGTCTCGGCTGGACCGAGCCGTGGGATGCCACACGCGAGGTCGCGCTCCCGGACCCGGCGCCCGCCCGTCCTCCCCACCCGGCGGATCACTAG
- the tatC gene encoding twin-arginine translocase subunit TatC — protein MSTAAAPAAASVRPEAPRSAPMPVAAHLDEATRRAVWAAVAVAIGALAGWFLYEPLMELVRAPIAQIAGERNASLNFDSVTGAFDLRLRASLVAGLVLSSPVWLYQLFAFVLPGLTRRERRYVLGSVGAAAPLFVAGCATGLVLFPHMVSVLTGFASSEDSTILDAGTYIDFVLKIVVATGVAFVLPVVLVVLNLAGILSARALARSWRYAVVGIVLFSALATPAADVMSMFLVALPMTALYAAALAIAGLHDRALARASTPPVREETPCSV, from the coding sequence ATGAGCACCGCCGCCGCTCCCGCCGCCGCGTCCGTCCGTCCCGAGGCGCCCCGGTCGGCCCCGATGCCCGTCGCCGCTCACCTCGACGAGGCGACGCGCCGTGCGGTGTGGGCGGCGGTGGCCGTCGCGATCGGCGCGCTCGCCGGGTGGTTCCTCTACGAGCCCCTCATGGAGCTGGTCCGGGCGCCGATCGCGCAGATCGCGGGAGAGCGCAACGCCAGTCTGAACTTCGACAGTGTCACCGGGGCGTTCGATCTGCGTCTGCGCGCGTCGCTGGTCGCGGGTCTCGTCCTTTCCAGCCCGGTCTGGCTTTATCAGCTGTTCGCCTTCGTCCTGCCCGGTCTGACGCGCCGGGAGCGCCGATACGTCCTCGGCTCTGTCGGGGCGGCCGCGCCGCTCTTCGTCGCCGGGTGCGCGACCGGACTGGTGCTCTTCCCGCACATGGTCTCCGTGCTCACCGGGTTCGCCTCCAGCGAGGACTCCACGATCCTCGACGCCGGCACCTACATCGACTTCGTCCTCAAGATCGTGGTGGCGACGGGCGTCGCCTTCGTTCTGCCCGTCGTGCTGGTGGTGCTGAACCTCGCCGGCATCCTGTCCGCCCGCGCCCTCGCCCGGAGCTGGCGATACGCCGTCGTGGGCATCGTGCTGTTCAGCGCCCTCGCGACGCCCGCCGCCGACGTGATGTCGATGTTCCTCGTCGCCCTCCCGATGACCGCTCTGTACGCCGCGGCGCTCGCGATCGCGGGGCTGCACGATCGCGCGCTCGCTCGCGCGTCGACGCCGCCCGTTCGAGAGGAGACGCCGTGCTCGGTCTGA
- a CDS encoding twin-arginine translocase TatA/TatE family subunit, producing MLQNLTGWHALIVLAIVVLIFGAAKLPALARSLGQSVRILKTEVGDAPAEAAASSAADTAGHVPSEHTSRSSVLTPPSTP from the coding sequence ATGCTGCAGAATCTCACCGGCTGGCACGCCCTCATCGTGCTGGCGATCGTCGTCCTCATCTTCGGCGCCGCCAAGCTCCCGGCCCTCGCTCGAAGCCTCGGGCAGTCCGTCCGCATCCTGAAGACCGAGGTGGGCGACGCGCCCGCCGAGGCGGCGGCATCCTCGGCCGCCGACACCGCGGGCCACGTGCCTTCGGAGCACACGTCGCGCTCATCCGTCCTGACCCCGCCGAGCACGCCATGA
- a CDS encoding intradiol ring-cleavage dioxygenase — protein MSRIPDTQMTPDGPAYEGRLLDRADEPVVDQGAPFDIRTLVSRRGILGLVALGAGAVTLAACTPAATGTIAATTATPTATPSATPTASATPTTSATSAAAALPSGEIPDETAGPYPGDGSNGPDILEQSGIVRSDLRTSLDGGATATGVPMTLNLTIFDTANGDVPFAGAAVYVWHCDTEGRYSMYSSEIEEETYLRGVQVVGSDGVVSFTSIFPGCYDGRWPHIHFEVYPNVDAITDASNAIATSQVALPQAACDVVYADAAYPSSASNLSRVSLDSDNVFGDDGGALELAAASGDNTAGWTVALGVRVDTATTPTAGAAPGGAPGGR, from the coding sequence ATGAGCAGGATCCCCGACACCCAGATGACCCCCGACGGTCCCGCGTACGAGGGACGGCTGCTCGACCGAGCGGACGAGCCCGTCGTCGACCAGGGAGCACCGTTCGACATCCGTACACTCGTCTCGCGCCGCGGCATTCTCGGGCTCGTCGCCCTCGGTGCCGGCGCCGTCACCCTCGCGGCGTGTACGCCGGCCGCCACGGGGACGATCGCAGCGACGACCGCGACCCCCACCGCCACGCCTTCCGCCACCCCCACCGCCTCGGCGACCCCGACGACCTCGGCGACGAGCGCGGCAGCCGCTCTCCCCAGCGGCGAGATCCCGGACGAGACCGCGGGACCGTACCCCGGCGACGGCTCGAACGGCCCCGACATCCTCGAGCAGTCGGGGATCGTCCGCAGCGACCTGCGCACGAGCCTCGACGGAGGCGCCACGGCCACGGGCGTGCCCATGACCCTGAACCTCACGATCTTCGACACCGCGAACGGCGACGTGCCCTTCGCCGGTGCCGCCGTGTACGTCTGGCACTGCGACACCGAGGGGCGCTACTCGATGTACTCCTCGGAGATCGAGGAGGAGACGTACCTCCGAGGTGTGCAGGTCGTCGGATCCGACGGCGTCGTGTCGTTCACCTCGATCTTCCCCGGCTGCTACGACGGGCGGTGGCCGCACATCCACTTCGAGGTGTACCCGAACGTGGATGCCATCACCGACGCGTCGAATGCGATCGCGACCTCACAGGTTGCGCTCCCGCAGGCCGCGTGCGATGTCGTCTACGCCGACGCGGCCTACCCGTCGTCGGCATCCAATCTCTCCCGCGTCTCGCTCGACAGCGACAACGTCTTCGGTGACGACGGGGGAGCGCTCGAACTCGCCGCCGCGTCGGGCGACAACACCGCCGGCTGGACGGTCGCCTTGGGCGTCCGCGTCGACACCGCCACCACTCCGACCGCGGGCGCCGCGCCCGGCGGCGCGCCCGGCGGGCGCTGA